A genome region from Nerophis lumbriciformis linkage group LG18, RoL_Nlum_v2.1, whole genome shotgun sequence includes the following:
- the LOC133618056 gene encoding uncharacterized protein, with protein sequence MASGQEPQPPGVKEEEEEEPHTSQWGQGLQVDADISTFPFTIVLVKCEDEDDAPPSHLHHRPSEGNRGAEPLSGQVTTPASLGAEPISGEVATESSLWAEPVSGQVTTPASLGAEPVSGEVRREGQMSSESKDCHFQPGEKKLSCSECAGCFGDKSILKRHMKCHTGEKPFPCSVCSKRFSRRDCLLSHMRCHTPEKPFNCSVCGQMFRHRQNLLSHLRCHIGEKPFGCTLCGGAFSTKAHLKRHARTHTGEKPYLCSVCNKRFSAKGNVLLHMRTHTGEKPFSCTVCGGTFSTKTHLTRHTRTHTGEKPFACSVCGQRFSLKENMTTHLKKHGREPRVSCPACPQTFSDKKEMSAHRRRHAAEKAFACSLCAKSFSSKGNMTAHLRAHSGEKPFTCSLCHKRFSVKGDMMRHQRTHTGEKPFGCAACQKRFTRKCHVSKHRSWKKQFVIPEVGAVTTLVSCLLGEDTKRGGAMEVS encoded by the exons ATGGCCAGTGGACAGGAGCCACAGCCCCCTGGAgttaaagaggaggaggaggaggagccacacacCAGTCAGTGGGGTCAAGGCCTGCAGGTCGATGCCGATATCAGCACTTTCCCTTTCACTATCGTGCTGGTCAAGTGTGAGGATGAGGACGACGCTCCGCCCTCACATCTTCATCACCGTCCAAGTGAAGGCAACAGGGGGGCGGAGCCTCTCAGTGGTCAGGTGACAACACCAGCATCTTTAGGGGCGGAGCCTATAAGTGGAGAGGTGGCAACAGAATCATCTTTATGGGCGGAGCCTGTAAGTGGTCAGGTGACAACACCAGCATCTTTAGGGGCGGAGCCTGTGAGTGGTGAGGTGAGAAGAGAGGGACAAATGTCCTCTGAGAGCAAGGACTGTCACTTCCAGCCAGGTGAGAAGAAGCTGAGCTGCTCGGAATGTGCCGGGTGCTTTGGCGACAAGAGCATCCTGAAGCGCCACATGAAGTGCCACACGGGGGAGAAACCTTTCCCCTGCTCCGTTTGCAGCAAGCGCTTCAGCCGCAGGGACTGCTTGCTCTCCCACATGAGGTGCCACACCCCGGAGAAACCTTTCAACTGCTCCGTGTGCGGCCAGATGTTCCGTCACCGGCAGAACCTGCTGTCTCACCTCAGATGTCACATTGGGGAGAAACCTTTCGGCTGCACACTGTGCGGAGGCGCCTTCTCCACCAAAGCACATTTGAAGAGGCACGCCAGGACGCACACCGGGGAGAAACCTTATCTCTGCTCTGTGTGCAACAAGAGGTTCTCCGCCAAGGGGAACGTCCTGCTGCACATGAGGACTCACACGGGTGAGAAGCCTTTTTCCTGCACCGTTTGCGGCGGAACATTTTCTACCAAGACACATTTGACCAGACACACCAGGACGCACACCGGGGAGAAACCTTTCGCTTGCTCGGTCTGCGGCCAAAGGTTCTCGCTGAAGGAAAACATGACGACACACCTGAAAAAGCACGGCAGGGAGCCTCGCGTCTCTTGCCCGGCCTGCCCACAAACCTTCTCCGACAAGAAAGAAATGTCGGCGCACAGAAGGCGGCACGCGGCGGAGAAAGCCTTCGCCTGCTCGCTGTGCGCCAAGAGCTTCTCCAGCAAGGGCAACATGACGGCGCACCTCAGAGCGCACAGCGGGGAGAAACCTTTCACCTGCTCGCTGTGCCACAAACGCTTCTCCGTAAAGGGGGACATGATGAGACACCAGAGAACGCACACTGGGGAGAAACCCTTCGGGTGCGCCGCCTGCCAAAAGCGATTCACTCGGAAGTGCCACGTCAGCAAACACAG ATCCTGGAAAAAACAGTTTGTCATCCCTGAGGTCGGAGCCGTGACGACGTTGGTCTCCTGCCTGCTGGGAGAAGATACAAAGAGGGGAGGAGCCATGGAGGTCAGCTGA